From a region of the Microcoleus sp. AS-A8 genome:
- a CDS encoding SOS response-associated peptidase produces the protein MCGRFSQSQSAETIAQVFQVAVPPLTPRYNIAPTQSVATVLQTPDHQDRQFKMLHWGLIPSWAKDPKMGARLINARAETVAEKPSFRSAFRQRRCLVLADGFYEWQQQENQKQKQPYYFRLKDGYPFAFAGLWERWQEANGEAIESCTLLTTEANELMRPIHNRMPVILDPTSYDLWLNPQMKQRESLETLLRPYPTEEMTAYAVSKAVNKPVNDSAECTERIEAP, from the coding sequence ATGTGTGGAAGATTTAGTCAGAGCCAATCAGCAGAAACAATCGCTCAGGTTTTTCAGGTGGCTGTTCCTCCCTTGACACCCCGATACAATATTGCACCTACTCAGTCGGTGGCTACGGTTTTACAAACTCCAGACCACCAAGACAGGCAGTTCAAAATGTTACATTGGGGTTTGATTCCCAGTTGGGCGAAAGACCCAAAAATGGGGGCACGGCTAATCAATGCCAGAGCAGAAACTGTAGCTGAGAAACCATCATTTCGCAGTGCCTTCCGGCAACGGCGATGTTTGGTACTAGCTGATGGTTTTTATGAATGGCAGCAACAGGAGAATCAAAAACAAAAGCAGCCGTATTATTTTCGCTTGAAGGATGGATATCCCTTTGCGTTTGCTGGCTTGTGGGAACGCTGGCAAGAAGCCAATGGTGAGGCGATTGAGTCTTGTACTCTCTTAACCACGGAGGCGAATGAGTTGATGCGTCCTATTCATAACCGAATGCCAGTCATTCTTGACCCAACAAGCTACGATTTGTGGTTGAACCCACAGATGAAACAACGGGAGTCATTGGAGACTTTACTGCGTCCTTATCCAACGGAAGAAATGACGGCTTACGCAGTTAGTAAGGCAGTGAATAAACCCGTCAATGATAGTGCCGAGTGTACTGAGCGTATTGAAGCCCCATGA
- a CDS encoding DUF4327 family protein, whose protein sequence is MSINTVPSTPTIQYSIDVIQDEARHLVEKGIISRQQPIYVLCQYIPAREWVCVECELERCDFLLRDRIADLIGSEEWDND, encoded by the coding sequence ATGAGCATTAACACCGTGCCTTCTACACCTACGATTCAGTACTCCATCGATGTCATCCAAGACGAAGCGCGCCACTTAGTCGAAAAAGGCATCATTAGCCGCCAGCAGCCTATCTACGTCCTTTGCCAGTACATTCCCGCACGGGAGTGGGTTTGTGTCGAGTGTGAGCTAGAGCGGTGCGACTTCTTGCTCAGAGACCGCATTGCCGATTTGATCGGATCTGAAGAATGGGATAACGATTAA
- the rbfA gene encoding 30S ribosome-binding factor RbfA codes for MPTSRRVSRVASLIQQEVSQMVLHEIKDDRVGAGMVSVTDVDVSGDLQHAKIYVSIYGTDEARAETMAGLKSATGYVRRALGQRIRLRRTPEVIFIEDRGLERGDRMLALLDQLSEERQSKELEDDIPEAED; via the coding sequence ATGCCTACAAGTCGCCGTGTTTCTCGCGTTGCCTCGCTGATTCAGCAAGAAGTCAGCCAAATGGTACTCCACGAAATCAAAGATGACCGAGTGGGGGCTGGTATGGTTAGCGTTACCGATGTGGACGTATCTGGCGACCTCCAGCATGCAAAAATCTATGTGTCAATCTACGGCACTGATGAAGCAAGGGCAGAAACCATGGCTGGGTTAAAGTCAGCCACAGGTTATGTCCGTCGCGCATTGGGTCAACGAATTCGCTTACGCCGAACACCAGAGGTTATCTTTATTGAAGACCGAGGGTTAGAAAGAGGCGATCGCATGTTGGCACTCCTCGATCAGCTGAGTGAAGAGCGTCAGAGCAAGGAGTTGGAAGACGATATCCCTGAGGCCGAAGATTGA
- a CDS encoding DUF751 family protein, which translates to MQDFWENVSRYPRFFITFTLGIFYFLFERLKPLFERPLTAIALTGILIAGFFFIAFTLRAMLGLSPV; encoded by the coding sequence ATGCAAGATTTTTGGGAGAATGTCTCTCGCTACCCCCGTTTCTTTATCACCTTCACCTTGGGGATCTTTTATTTCTTATTCGAGCGACTGAAGCCTCTATTTGAGCGCCCTCTCACAGCGATCGCCTTGACGGGTATCCTGATCGCAGGCTTTTTCTTCATTGCTTTCACTCTCCGGGCTATGCTAGGTTTGAGTCCTGTTTAA
- the rpsU gene encoding 30S ribosomal protein S21 has product MAQVIRGEHEGIEATLRRFKREVSKAEIFPDMKKHRHFETPIQKRKRKAVARQKQLKRMSRYRNKRRD; this is encoded by the coding sequence ATGGCTCAAGTGATCAGAGGCGAACATGAAGGGATTGAGGCAACCTTACGTCGCTTTAAGCGAGAAGTTTCCAAAGCGGAAATTTTTCCAGACATGAAAAAGCATCGTCACTTTGAAACGCCTATTCAAAAACGCAAGCGCAAAGCCGTTGCCCGACAAAAGCAGCTTAAGAGGATGTCTCGCTACAGAAACAAAAGACGTGATTAA
- a CDS encoding PAS domain S-box protein produces MMLKVLQIFFDGNFISNEYKRLWASSIFRLQVASDFIMIVSCLSIFLMLVHCLRQRPEIPFPKLFWLFCSLIMACGTTHLLDIWTLWHLDYGLSSFFKVIAAGVACSMARELVSIPKALALPNRLNLENANPSQAEEAMQHTKNQLEIRVEERTQELKQALSELKDVILQLQWEIGQRQKVEASLREREEQYRSVVDNVKEVIFQTDVHGYWTFLNPAWSEITDFAIAQSLGTFFLDYVHPDDRQRNLAQFQPLIAGKKESSRQEIRYRTQSGAYRWLEVFVQLTLDANGTITGTCGTLHDITERHLGEAALAERERYLAALVEVQRGLLAFERDTQQGFIKQKSYNEILEVLGQVAHASRVYVFENHRDERGRLLMSQKAEWCAPGIQAKMDSQWVQNLAYEDVFPRWSQVLSQNEIIAGIVTEFPESERIVLELQGILSILVLPLTVNGLFFGFIGFDNCRENSSWQASEIDLLTSAAAAVSLWNESFLAQQALRQTEAVNRALLEAIPDALVRIHRDGTYLDFIPAKNSQTPISVRAFLGKKIAELLPPELALKLSADVAATLSTGKVQVSEVPIQLKGERRHYEIRSVFYSEDEVLMMGRDVTEQKQAEAALRESEERFRSLVDHIPGVVYRRAYDADWTIDFISDVIEEMIGYSAADFLHNQVRTFASVIAPEDRARVELVIAECVALQKPYVIEYRIIGKDGNTRWVYEKGQGVFAADRSLLCLDGVLVDLTDYRKTQEDLRLREEQFRQLTENIHEVFFLTLPDLSQILYISPAYEELWGRTTQSLYEQPQSWLDSIHPEDRDRVVAALTPHIQQVQDFDEEYRIVRPDGSVRWVWVRAFHILNKVASPARIAGIAEDVTERKLAEVEILNALAKEKELGDLKSRFISITSHEFRTPLATIMSTAELLEYYEWTKEDKIEQLHLIQDAVKHMLQLLEDLLFIGTSEAGQVRFNPEPLVLNEFCQELVTEIQRGMSLNPTPSGIPHGLTLVCRGHRFLACMDKKLLRQLLSNLLCNAIKYSPAGGQVHFELTCEDDKAIFQIQDQGIGIPREDQSRLFEFFYRAKNVGAIAGTGLGLAIVKTCVDLHRGEISVNSEVGLGTRFTVSLPLKNHFSLPMLNRVSPRINQPKRFGDTSQIV; encoded by the coding sequence ATGATGCTCAAAGTATTACAGATATTTTTTGATGGAAATTTTATTTCCAATGAATATAAACGTCTCTGGGCATCGAGCATCTTTAGGCTTCAGGTAGCCAGTGATTTCATCATGATCGTTTCCTGTTTGTCAATTTTCCTGATGTTGGTTCATTGCCTACGCCAGCGCCCTGAGATTCCCTTCCCGAAGCTCTTCTGGTTGTTCTGTTCTTTAATCATGGCCTGCGGTACCACTCACCTGCTGGACATATGGACTTTATGGCACCTCGATTACGGGTTATCTAGCTTCTTCAAGGTAATTGCTGCTGGAGTAGCCTGCTCCATGGCTAGAGAGTTGGTTTCGATACCCAAAGCTTTAGCCTTGCCAAACCGCCTCAACCTGGAAAACGCAAATCCATCCCAAGCGGAAGAGGCTATGCAACACACCAAAAACCAGCTAGAGATACGGGTTGAAGAGCGAACCCAAGAATTAAAACAAGCCTTATCAGAGCTGAAGGATGTTATCCTCCAGCTTCAATGGGAAATCGGTCAACGCCAGAAAGTGGAAGCCTCTTTACGAGAGCGAGAGGAACAGTATAGATCCGTAGTGGACAACGTCAAAGAAGTCATTTTCCAGACCGATGTTCATGGATATTGGACTTTCTTGAATCCGGCTTGGAGTGAAATTACCGATTTTGCGATCGCACAGAGTCTCGGTACATTCTTCTTAGATTACGTTCATCCCGACGATCGGCAACGCAACTTAGCACAATTTCAACCCTTAATTGCAGGCAAAAAAGAATCCAGCCGTCAAGAAATTCGCTACCGAACTCAAAGCGGTGCCTACCGATGGCTCGAAGTATTCGTGCAATTGACGTTGGATGCAAATGGGACAATTACGGGCACTTGTGGCACCCTTCACGACATCACGGAGCGCCATCTGGGCGAAGCAGCATTGGCCGAGCGGGAACGTTACTTAGCCGCCTTAGTCGAAGTGCAACGTGGGTTATTAGCGTTTGAGAGGGACACTCAACAGGGGTTCATCAAACAAAAGTCCTACAACGAGATTCTCGAAGTGTTGGGGCAAGTTGCCCATGCTAGTCGCGTTTACGTGTTTGAAAATCACCGGGATGAGCGAGGACGTCTGCTCATGAGTCAGAAAGCTGAGTGGTGCGCTCCAGGAATTCAGGCAAAAATGGATAGCCAGTGGGTGCAAAACCTAGCTTATGAGGACGTTTTCCCTCGTTGGAGCCAAGTTTTGTCGCAAAACGAAATTATTGCAGGTATTGTTACCGAATTTCCCGAATCGGAACGTATCGTTTTAGAACTTCAGGGAATCCTCTCAATTCTAGTTTTGCCCCTGACAGTGAATGGCCTGTTTTTCGGGTTTATTGGTTTTGACAATTGTAGGGAAAACTCTTCTTGGCAGGCATCAGAAATAGATTTGCTCACCAGCGCAGCGGCAGCAGTGTCTTTGTGGAACGAAAGTTTTTTGGCACAACAAGCACTGCGCCAAACCGAAGCGGTCAATCGTGCTTTACTGGAGGCGATTCCCGATGCCTTAGTGCGAATCCATCGAGATGGTACTTATCTAGACTTTATCCCAGCAAAAAATAGCCAGACGCCGATTTCGGTTCGGGCGTTTCTGGGTAAAAAAATCGCTGAGTTGTTGCCACCAGAATTAGCGCTTAAACTGAGTGCCGATGTGGCAGCGACGCTCTCGACGGGTAAGGTTCAAGTTTCAGAAGTGCCAATACAGCTCAAGGGCGAACGGCGTCATTATGAAATTCGCAGTGTTTTCTATAGTGAAGATGAAGTCCTGATGATGGGGCGTGATGTGACTGAGCAGAAGCAGGCTGAGGCTGCATTGCGCGAGAGCGAGGAGCGATTCCGTTCCTTAGTGGATCATATCCCTGGTGTCGTTTACCGCCGTGCCTACGATGCAGACTGGACAATCGACTTTATCAGCGATGTCATTGAAGAGATGATAGGTTATTCGGCGGCTGACTTTCTCCACAATCAAGTCCGGACATTTGCTAGTGTGATTGCTCCTGAAGATCGAGCCAGGGTTGAGCTGGTTATAGCCGAGTGTGTCGCACTCCAAAAGCCTTACGTGATAGAGTATCGAATTATCGGAAAAGACGGAAATACACGATGGGTCTACGAGAAAGGTCAAGGCGTATTTGCCGCAGATCGTAGTTTGCTGTGTTTGGATGGCGTACTCGTGGACCTTACGGATTACCGAAAAACACAGGAAGATCTGCGCTTAAGGGAAGAGCAATTCCGCCAGTTAACGGAAAACATCCATGAGGTTTTCTTTTTGACGCTTCCTGATCTGAGCCAGATCCTTTACATCAGTCCTGCCTATGAGGAGCTTTGGGGACGCACAACCCAGAGTTTATACGAGCAGCCTCAATCTTGGTTAGATAGTATACACCCAGAAGACCGCGATCGCGTAGTCGCTGCCTTGACTCCCCATATCCAACAGGTGCAAGATTTTGATGAAGAATATCGGATTGTGCGACCCGATGGCTCAGTTCGTTGGGTATGGGTACGTGCCTTCCACATCTTGAACAAAGTTGCTTCACCTGCACGAATTGCAGGGATTGCGGAGGACGTGACAGAACGCAAGTTAGCGGAAGTCGAGATTCTCAATGCCCTGGCAAAAGAAAAAGAACTGGGCGATCTCAAGTCTCGCTTTATCTCTATTACGTCTCACGAGTTCCGGACACCACTAGCGACGATCATGTCCACGGCGGAGTTACTGGAATACTACGAATGGACAAAAGAAGACAAGATTGAGCAGTTGCATCTGATTCAAGATGCGGTCAAACACATGCTCCAGTTATTGGAAGATTTGCTGTTTATTGGCACATCTGAGGCTGGACAAGTCCGATTTAATCCAGAACCGCTAGTACTCAATGAGTTCTGCCAAGAGTTAGTCACCGAAATTCAGCGAGGGATGAGTTTAAACCCAACGCCCTCAGGCATCCCACACGGCCTAACGTTGGTATGTCGAGGTCACAGGTTCTTAGCTTGTATGGATAAGAAGCTGCTGCGACAACTGCTGAGTAACTTACTCTGCAATGCGATTAAGTATTCTCCCGCAGGTGGTCAAGTTCACTTTGAACTGACTTGTGAGGATGACAAAGCGATTTTTCAAATTCAAGATCAGGGTATAGGGATACCGAGAGAAGATCAATCCCGACTGTTTGAGTTTTTCTACCGGGCGAAAAATGTCGGCGCGATCGCAGGAACAGGATTAGGGCTAGCGATTGTTAAAACCTGTGTTGACTTACATAGGGGTGAGATTAGCGTCAACAGTGAAGTCGGGCTAGGAACTCGATTTACCGTGTCACTGCCTTTAAAAAACCATTTCTCTCTTCCCATGCTGAATCGTGTGTCACCTCGCATCAACCAACCCAAACGATTTGGAGACACAAGTCAAATCGTTTAA
- a CDS encoding bacterioferritin gives MKELDLKGTTDILNSIMEFELAGVVRYTHYSLMVTGPYRTPIVDFFKAQATESLLHAQQAGEILTGLEGHPSQRIAPIEETYKHSVRDILEESLNHEKKALNLYKQLLETVNDSSVYLEEYARTMIGQEEMHNIEIKKMLRDFS, from the coding sequence ATGAAGGAACTCGATCTCAAAGGCACCACTGACATCCTCAACTCGATCATGGAATTTGAGCTGGCTGGGGTAGTCCGTTATACCCACTATTCCCTGATGGTGACGGGTCCCTACCGCACTCCGATTGTGGATTTTTTCAAAGCCCAAGCCACAGAATCCTTGCTCCATGCTCAACAGGCAGGAGAGATTCTCACCGGTTTAGAAGGACATCCCAGCCAGCGAATTGCTCCGATTGAGGAAACTTACAAGCACTCAGTACGGGATATTTTAGAAGAAAGCCTCAACCATGAGAAAAAAGCCCTGAATCTCTACAAGCAATTACTAGAAACCGTAAATGATTCCAGTGTTTATTTGGAAGAGTACGCCCGCACCATGATTGGTCAAGAAGAAATGCACAACATAGAAATTAAAAAAATGTTGCGCGATTTTAGTTAA
- a CDS encoding DNA adenine methylase — protein sequence MHTIVQPTVVPRPFLKWAGGKSQLIQQYIHYFPKAFKNYYEPFLGGGAVFFYLNPPSSILTDINAELVNVYRCVKDNVEELIVLLDAHQSNHCKEYYYDIRQRNGITNLEKAARLIYLNKTCFNGLYRENSQGQFNVPLGQYKNPRICNPSLLRSACFALQNAQIHVKPFEYILDYADSCDDFVYFDPPYYPISPTSNFTAYSRYAFRSDDQIKLKEVFAELAQRGVKVMLSNSDCNFIRELYRDFKINSISATRLINSKASKRGKISEVLITSY from the coding sequence ATGCATACTATTGTTCAGCCAACTGTTGTGCCTCGGCCATTCCTAAAGTGGGCGGGTGGGAAGAGTCAGCTTATTCAGCAATATATACATTATTTCCCTAAAGCCTTTAAGAATTATTATGAACCTTTTCTCGGAGGAGGTGCTGTCTTTTTTTATCTTAATCCACCATCATCTATTTTAACGGATATTAACGCCGAACTTGTTAATGTTTATCGATGCGTCAAAGACAATGTTGAGGAGTTGATTGTTCTTTTGGATGCACATCAGAGCAACCATTGTAAAGAATATTATTATGATATACGTCAACGTAATGGCATCACTAATCTGGAGAAAGCTGCACGTCTTATCTATCTCAACAAAACTTGTTTTAATGGTTTATATCGAGAGAATTCTCAAGGTCAATTCAATGTTCCCCTCGGTCAATATAAAAATCCTAGAATTTGCAATCCATCTTTACTAAGGTCAGCCTGTTTTGCACTTCAGAATGCTCAAATTCATGTAAAGCCTTTTGAATACATTCTTGACTATGCGGATAGCTGTGATGACTTTGTTTATTTTGATCCCCCTTATTATCCAATCAGTCCTACGAGTAATTTTACAGCTTATAGCCGTTATGCTTTTAGGTCGGATGATCAGATAAAACTTAAAGAAGTTTTTGCCGAGCTAGCTCAACGGGGTGTCAAAGTTATGCTTTCTAATTCGGATTGTAATTTCATCCGAGAACTCTACCGTGATTTTAAAATTAATTCAATATCAGCCACTCGGTTAATTAACTCTAAAGCCAGTAAGCGAGGAAAAATTTCTGAGGTTTTAATCACCTCTTATTAA
- a CDS encoding FTR1 family iron permease, which yields MDFSAALPTFVITLREGVEAALVVGIVLACLKKAKAGHLNPWVYAGVAVGLVASALVGVLFSWGIQALSTTYPQYAPVIEPLLEAVFGVIAIAMLSWMLIWMTQQAKYLKSEVEGAVTSAIQQGKGSGWGVFTLILIAVLREGFETVLFIVAKFQQGLVPALGALAGIAVAAGIGVLLFKWGVKINIRLFFQVMGVLLLLIVAGLVVSSLAHFDQSINTLAQMDRSSESLCFYYERFAKYHSCILGPIVWNTSSILPDDKFPGVVLKALIGYREKIYLVQAVAYLLFMFTIGGLYFNSLAVPTGASVQREKSASRK from the coding sequence ATGGATTTTAGTGCTGCTTTACCGACTTTTGTCATTACTCTACGCGAAGGCGTTGAAGCCGCCCTTGTGGTGGGAATTGTTCTGGCTTGCCTGAAAAAAGCCAAAGCTGGACATCTGAACCCTTGGGTTTATGCGGGTGTCGCCGTCGGACTCGTCGCTAGTGCCTTGGTCGGCGTCTTATTTAGCTGGGGGATTCAAGCCTTGAGCACGACCTATCCACAGTATGCACCTGTGATTGAGCCGTTGCTGGAGGCTGTCTTTGGCGTGATTGCGATCGCCATGCTGAGTTGGATGCTGATTTGGATGACCCAACAGGCCAAATACCTGAAATCAGAAGTTGAAGGCGCTGTCACTTCTGCGATTCAACAAGGGAAGGGTTCAGGTTGGGGCGTCTTCACCCTGATTCTGATTGCTGTCCTACGAGAAGGGTTTGAGACGGTTCTGTTTATCGTTGCCAAATTTCAACAAGGGTTGGTACCTGCCCTAGGGGCGCTTGCTGGAATCGCAGTAGCTGCCGGAATTGGTGTGTTGCTATTCAAGTGGGGTGTCAAAATTAACATCCGCCTCTTCTTTCAGGTCATGGGGGTTTTGTTACTTCTGATTGTTGCTGGTTTAGTGGTTTCTTCTTTAGCACATTTTGACCAATCCATCAATACTTTAGCTCAAATGGATCGGAGTTCAGAATCGTTGTGCTTCTACTATGAACGGTTTGCCAAATACCATTCCTGTATTTTAGGCCCCATCGTTTGGAATACGAGCAGTATTTTACCTGATGATAAGTTTCCCGGTGTAGTGCTTAAAGCCTTAATTGGCTATCGGGAAAAAATTTATCTGGTTCAAGCCGTAGCTTACCTGTTGTTTATGTTCACCATTGGCGGACTTTATTTCAACAGCTTAGCGGTGCCAACAGGTGCCAGTGTTCAGCGTGAGAAATCGGCAAGCCGGAAGTAA
- a CDS encoding RNA-binding protein — protein sequence MSIYVGNLSYDVTEEDIREVFAEYGTVNNVTLPKDRETGRKRGFAFVEMGTSEEETAAIEALDGAEWMGRNLKVNKAKPREENKPFGGGSRSNNFKSSRRY from the coding sequence ATGTCAATCTATGTCGGCAACCTCTCCTATGATGTCACGGAAGAGGACATAAGAGAAGTTTTTGCCGAGTACGGAACTGTAAACAATGTTACATTGCCTAAAGACCGAGAAACCGGTCGTAAGCGGGGCTTCGCATTTGTAGAAATGGGAACATCAGAAGAAGAAACCGCTGCGATTGAGGCTCTTGATGGTGCTGAATGGATGGGCCGAAACCTGAAGGTTAATAAAGCGAAGCCTCGCGAAGAAAACAAGCCCTTCGGTGGTGGCAGTCGCTCCAACAACTTTAAATCTTCTCGACGCTACTAA